Proteins from a single region of Aquirhabdus parva:
- a CDS encoding spinster family MFS transporter, which produces MNLHHNLTKSRLRAAYLVALLTLAYTLSFIDRQILSLLVEPIKHDLSLSDTEISVLQGLAFAVFMGIGGLPIGRLIDRSRRMSIITAGVAFWSVMTAACGLVKGYTGLLLCRMGVGLGESTLTPAAYSVISDSVSPRRLGLAIGVYSMGVYIGAGLALIIGGAVIARLPVDTMILPLLGEMRPWQVVFVAVGLPGLVVALLMMTVREPMRRHDESFAVKIPLSQVFHYLREHRFAFTSLILCQSFAAMSSYTLNAWAPSFFIRSYGWSAAQTGHAYGITIVVSGMLGVVSGGFLGDHLVAKGFVGGRMSLMGAAMICAIPFAASAPLMANPHAALLMLGVITFLITLAIGTGPTALQELLPNRMRGTVNAMAVLTVNLIGLGLGPTIVALLTDYVFADPLKLRDALAWAVPMMMLVAAIFAGLSLKPYARSRSQRLLTQQPVENA; this is translated from the coding sequence GGCAGATATTAAGTCTGCTGGTTGAGCCGATTAAGCATGATCTGAGTTTAAGCGATACCGAGATCAGCGTGCTGCAAGGCTTGGCTTTTGCAGTTTTTATGGGGATTGGCGGTTTGCCGATTGGAAGGTTGATCGATCGTAGTCGGCGCATGAGCATCATCACGGCTGGTGTCGCTTTTTGGAGTGTGATGACAGCGGCCTGTGGCCTAGTGAAAGGCTATACGGGATTGCTGCTCTGCCGTATGGGGGTTGGGCTTGGGGAGTCAACGCTGACCCCTGCCGCGTATTCGGTGATCAGTGATAGTGTCTCGCCGCGACGACTTGGGCTCGCCATCGGGGTTTATTCGATGGGCGTTTATATCGGCGCAGGGCTAGCCTTGATTATTGGCGGCGCAGTGATTGCAAGACTGCCTGTCGATACAATGATTTTACCGCTATTGGGCGAGATGCGTCCGTGGCAAGTCGTCTTTGTTGCAGTAGGTTTACCGGGGCTAGTGGTTGCCTTGCTCATGATGACGGTTCGTGAGCCGATGCGACGTCATGATGAGTCTTTCGCGGTGAAAATACCGTTAAGCCAAGTCTTTCATTATCTGCGTGAACATCGTTTCGCATTCACCAGTCTAATTTTATGTCAGTCCTTCGCTGCGATGTCCTCTTATACCTTGAATGCATGGGCACCCAGTTTCTTTATCCGCAGTTATGGCTGGAGTGCTGCACAGACTGGACATGCTTATGGGATAACCATCGTGGTCAGCGGCATGCTGGGTGTAGTGTCGGGTGGCTTCCTAGGGGATCATTTGGTGGCAAAGGGATTTGTGGGTGGGCGAATGAGCCTCATGGGCGCTGCTATGATCTGTGCGATTCCCTTCGCGGCCTCTGCACCATTGATGGCTAATCCGCATGCTGCCTTGCTGATGTTGGGTGTGATCACGTTCTTGATCACACTTGCCATTGGTACAGGACCGACGGCGCTGCAAGAGTTATTGCCGAATCGCATGCGGGGGACGGTGAATGCTATGGCAGTACTTACGGTAAATCTGATTGGTCTTGGGCTGGGACCGACCATCGTGGCGTTACTCACGGATTATGTTTTTGCTGATCCATTGAAACTGCGCGATGCCTTGGCTTGGGCGGTACCAATGATGATGCTTGTTGCGGCGATTTTTGCAGGTTTGAGTCTGAAGCCTTATGCACGCAGTCGCAGCCAGCGTTTATTAACCCAACAGCCTGTTGAAAATGCGTGA
- a CDS encoding histidine phosphatase family protein, with translation MPKIYLIRHGRAQANSRDDNNPALDSLGHQQAMDIVRDLEGLAPCPIWVSPLRRCRQTAAPLAYKWSISPIIEPYVSEVPSPMQEPVSRSAWLMRMLDRSWLEMAADGEQLAVGYADLLHTWRQRIYDVVLSCRQDTVIYSHFFVINSLIAEATSNDRVACAMLDSASISVLDLENYTLRLDRMGKQMVSHLH, from the coding sequence ATGCCAAAGATTTATTTAATTCGCCATGGGCGCGCCCAAGCGAACAGTCGCGATGATAACAATCCTGCATTGGACTCTTTAGGACATCAGCAGGCGATGGACATCGTACGCGATTTAGAAGGCTTAGCACCGTGTCCGATCTGGGTCAGTCCGCTGCGTCGTTGTCGACAAACGGCCGCACCGCTAGCATATAAGTGGTCGATTAGTCCCATTATCGAGCCTTATGTCAGTGAAGTGCCTTCGCCCATGCAAGAGCCTGTTAGTCGTTCCGCTTGGCTCATGCGGATGTTAGATCGGTCGTGGTTGGAGATGGCGGCAGATGGAGAGCAATTGGCGGTGGGATATGCCGACCTACTCCATACTTGGCGTCAGCGGATCTACGATGTGGTGCTGAGCTGCCGGCAAGATACCGTGATTTATAGCCATTTCTTTGTGATCAACTCATTGATCGCAGAGGCGACTAGTAATGATCGAGTTGCCTGCGCTATGTTGGATTCTGCCTCGATCTCGGTACTTGATCTTGAGAACTACACGCTCAGGCTTGATCGGATGGGTAAACAAATGGTCAGTCATCTGCATTAA